A window from Cellulomonas sp. C5510 encodes these proteins:
- a CDS encoding WHG domain-containing protein: MPRAGLSAAAVSRVALGAVDAGGPAGFADLTLARVAAEAGVATPSLYKHVGSLAALRREVAVLAVRDLTEQLVRATLGRSGPDAVRALCHAMRDYAHAHPGRYAAVQVAADPADPDDAELAAAGAEVVGVITAVLRGFDLPEERAVDAVRAVRAAVHGYVSLELGGGFRLPQDRDRSFAVLVDLVVAGIEALAAA; encoded by the coding sequence GTGCCTAGGGCCGGGCTCTCCGCAGCCGCGGTCAGCCGGGTCGCCCTCGGGGCGGTCGACGCGGGCGGCCCGGCAGGGTTCGCCGACCTGACGCTCGCCCGGGTGGCCGCCGAGGCCGGCGTGGCGACCCCCAGCCTCTACAAGCACGTCGGCTCGCTGGCCGCGCTGCGGCGGGAGGTGGCCGTCCTCGCGGTCCGCGACCTCACCGAGCAGCTCGTGCGGGCCACGCTCGGCCGGTCCGGGCCCGACGCGGTGCGCGCGCTGTGCCACGCGATGCGGGACTACGCCCACGCGCACCCCGGGCGGTACGCGGCGGTGCAGGTGGCCGCCGACCCCGCCGACCCCGACGACGCGGAGCTCGCCGCGGCCGGGGCGGAGGTCGTCGGGGTCATCACCGCCGTGCTCCGCGGGTTCGACCTGCCCGAGGAGCGCGCCGTCGACGCCGTGCGCGCCGTGCGCGCCGCCGTGCACGGGTACGTCTCGCTCGAGCTCGGCGGGGGCTTCCGCCTCCCGCAGGACCGGGACCGCAGCTTCGCCGTGCTGGTGGACCTCGTGGTCGCCGGGATCGAGGCGCTCGCCGCCGCCTAG
- a CDS encoding alpha/beta fold hydrolase — protein sequence MDSTRETRPLERPAGDGRLCTVAYDDTGTGPLVVAVPGMGDLRSTYDELRDALLAAGYRVVTTDLRGHGDSSPDVTELGDEATAADLAALVEHLGAGPAVVVGSSMGASAAAVLAADRPDLVRALVLLGPFLRDPAPGGATRALLGVVYRVLLARPWGAAAWAWYYRTLNRGRRSDRLATHSAAIRASLRRPGYLAAFRRLTLALTHAVVEPRLPRIQAPALAVVGALDPDWRDPAAELAWIGATLPGARTLLVPDAGHYPQHQTPDVVADAVLDLLRDAAPVPGAPEVPGA from the coding sequence ATGGACAGCACCCGGGAGACCCGGCCCCTCGAGCGACCCGCCGGCGACGGCCGGCTCTGCACCGTCGCGTACGACGACACGGGCACCGGCCCGCTCGTCGTCGCCGTGCCCGGCATGGGCGACCTGCGGTCCACCTACGACGAGCTCCGTGACGCCCTGCTCGCCGCCGGCTACCGCGTGGTGACCACCGACCTCCGCGGCCACGGCGACTCCTCGCCCGACGTGACCGAGCTCGGCGACGAGGCCACGGCCGCCGACCTCGCCGCGCTGGTCGAGCACCTCGGCGCCGGCCCCGCGGTCGTCGTCGGCAGCTCGATGGGCGCCTCCGCCGCCGCCGTGCTCGCCGCCGACCGGCCGGACCTCGTGCGGGCGCTCGTCCTGCTCGGGCCCTTCCTCCGCGACCCCGCGCCCGGCGGGGCGACCCGCGCGCTGCTCGGCGTCGTCTACCGGGTCCTGCTCGCCCGGCCGTGGGGCGCCGCGGCGTGGGCCTGGTACTACCGCACGCTGAACCGCGGACGGCGGTCGGACCGGCTCGCCACGCACAGCGCCGCCATCCGCGCGAGCCTGCGCCGGCCCGGGTACCTCGCGGCGTTCCGGCGCCTCACGCTCGCGCTCACGCACGCCGTCGTCGAGCCCCGCCTGCCACGCATCCAGGCCCCGGCGCTCGCGGTCGTCGGGGCGCTCGACCCCGACTGGCGGGACCCCGCCGCCGAGCTCGCGTGGATCGGCGCGACGCTGCCCGGTGCCCGGACCCTGCTGGTGCCCGACGCCGGCCACTACCCCCAGCACCAGACGCCCGACGTGGTCGCGGACGCCGTGCTCGACCTGCTGCGCGACGCCGCGCCCGTGCCCGGTGCGCCCGAGGTGCCCGGTGCCTAG
- a CDS encoding GNAT family N-acetyltransferase, giving the protein MQHDLTLTGHGVRLVPLAPEHAPGLAAFVDDRVWAGMSSPLPVGVAGWEAEVEQARRSPGRIALAVLDAGTGEVRGSTSFYDLDLRVGRVEVGHTFYAPRWWGGATNPACKHLMLRHAFEEWGCVRVALRADTRNTRSVGAITRLGAVPEGVLRSHRLAPDGSRGDTAYFSVLADEWPAVRDGLLARLGGADR; this is encoded by the coding sequence GTGCAGCACGACCTCACGCTCACCGGCCACGGCGTCCGCCTCGTCCCGCTGGCCCCGGAGCACGCCCCCGGCTTGGCCGCGTTCGTCGACGACCGGGTGTGGGCGGGGATGTCCTCGCCGCTGCCGGTCGGCGTCGCGGGCTGGGAGGCGGAGGTCGAGCAGGCCCGCCGCTCGCCCGGCCGGATCGCCCTCGCCGTGCTCGACGCGGGCACCGGCGAGGTCCGCGGCAGCACGTCGTTCTACGACCTCGACCTGCGTGTCGGGCGGGTCGAGGTCGGGCACACGTTCTACGCGCCGCGCTGGTGGGGCGGCGCGACCAACCCCGCGTGCAAGCACCTCATGCTGCGGCACGCGTTCGAGGAGTGGGGGTGCGTCCGTGTCGCGCTGCGCGCCGACACCCGCAACACCCGGTCGGTCGGCGCGATCACCCGCCTCGGCGCGGTCCCGGAGGGCGTCCTGCGCTCGCACCGCCTCGCGCCCGACGGCAGCCGCGGCGACACGGCGTACTTCTCGGTGCTCGCCGACGAGTGGCCGGCGGTGCGCGACGGGCTGCTCGCCCGCCTGGGTGGCGCGGACCGCTGA
- a CDS encoding low molecular weight protein-tyrosine-phosphatase, whose product MTVCTGNICRSPMAEVVLRDRLEAAGLGDRVVVDSTGVSDEEHGNPIDRRARAALAARGYPVPARQARQVRGSDLAERDLVLAMTASHARALRRLAPDDEAASRVVMFRTFDPAAPAVRDVRDEHALDVDDPWYGGPQEFEHCLDEIEAAADGVVDAVRAALDERDAARA is encoded by the coding sequence ATGACCGTGTGCACCGGCAACATCTGCCGGTCGCCGATGGCCGAGGTGGTGCTGCGCGACCGGCTGGAGGCCGCGGGGCTGGGCGACCGGGTGGTCGTCGACTCCACAGGGGTGAGCGACGAGGAGCACGGCAACCCGATCGACCGCCGGGCCCGTGCCGCGCTCGCGGCCCGGGGGTACCCGGTCCCGGCGCGGCAGGCGCGGCAGGTGCGCGGCTCCGACCTGGCCGAGCGCGACCTGGTGCTCGCCATGACGGCGTCGCACGCGCGGGCGCTGCGGCGGCTCGCCCCGGACGACGAGGCCGCGTCGCGCGTGGTGATGTTCCGGACGTTCGACCCGGCGGCCCCGGCGGTCCGGGACGTGCGCGACGAGCACGCCCTGGACGTCGACGACCCCTGGTACGGCGGGCCGCAGGAGTTCGAGCACTGCCTCGACGAGATCGAGGCGGCGGCCGACGGCGTGGTCGACGCGGTCCGGGCGGCGCTGGACGAGCGGGACGCCGCCCGGGCCTGA
- a CDS encoding GNAT family N-acetyltransferase: MPLFAVAAPDAHGRPDPAVAVRAGRAADAGGIALVAATRGPLPDGFAARVAGWSADRARHLLVAEREGAVVGWAMLARWDGHDDVPDGLYVSALTVHPDRRRTGAGTRLLAALLERADGDVRSVVNARNTPSLALHARHGFTEAGRAATYAGIEFEGGTGVLLHRRRQEDAT; this comes from the coding sequence GTGCCCCTGTTCGCCGTCGCCGCGCCCGACGCCCACGGCCGCCCGGACCCGGCCGTCGCCGTGCGCGCCGGCCGGGCCGCCGACGCCGGGGGGATCGCCCTCGTGGCCGCCACCCGCGGGCCCCTGCCCGACGGCTTCGCGGCACGGGTCGCCGGCTGGTCCGCCGACCGGGCGCGGCACCTGCTCGTCGCCGAGCGGGAGGGAGCCGTCGTGGGCTGGGCGATGCTGGCACGCTGGGACGGGCACGACGACGTCCCGGACGGCCTCTACGTCTCGGCGCTCACCGTGCACCCGGACCGCCGGCGCACCGGCGCGGGCACCCGGCTGCTCGCGGCGCTGCTCGAGCGCGCCGACGGCGACGTCCGCAGCGTGGTGAACGCGCGCAACACCCCGTCGCTGGCGCTGCACGCCCGGCACGGGTTCACCGAGGCGGGCCGGGCCGCGACGTACGCGGGCATCGAGTTCGAGGGCGGCACGGGCGTGCTGCTGCACCGGCGACGACAGGAGGACGCGACGTGA
- a CDS encoding SDR family oxidoreductase: MDDGLIVVTGASGRIGRRLAVRLAAEGAQQRLVVRSPDRAPHLPGTETEIALSPGYLDVGSMRAAFAGARTVFLVSGRESADRVTEHRAAVDAAVDAGVERVVYLSFMGAAPDATFTFARDHWATEEHIRASGLRYTFLRDCLYHDAIVRFVGEDGVIRGPAGQGRVAAVAHDDVADVATAVLLDERDHAHDGQAYDVTGPTAYPLAEAAQTLSAATGRPIRYEAETVEQAYASRAGYGAEPWEVEGWVTSYEAIAAGELESTSSTVKRLAGRPAQSFSEWLTLNPAAWEHLRA; the protein is encoded by the coding sequence ATGGACGACGGGCTGATCGTGGTGACGGGCGCCTCCGGGAGGATCGGCCGGCGGCTCGCCGTCCGGCTGGCGGCGGAGGGCGCGCAGCAGCGCCTGGTGGTCCGGTCGCCCGACCGCGCGCCGCACCTGCCGGGGACCGAGACGGAGATCGCGCTGAGCCCCGGCTACCTGGACGTCGGGTCCATGCGGGCCGCGTTCGCCGGCGCCCGCACCGTGTTCCTCGTCTCGGGCCGCGAGTCCGCCGACCGGGTCACCGAGCACCGCGCGGCCGTGGACGCCGCGGTCGACGCCGGCGTCGAGCGGGTGGTCTACCTATCGTTCATGGGCGCCGCGCCGGACGCGACGTTCACGTTCGCCCGCGACCACTGGGCCACCGAGGAGCACATCCGGGCGTCGGGCCTGCGGTACACGTTCCTGCGCGACTGCCTGTACCACGACGCGATCGTCCGGTTCGTCGGCGAGGACGGCGTGATCCGCGGGCCGGCCGGGCAGGGACGGGTCGCCGCGGTGGCGCACGACGACGTGGCGGACGTCGCGACGGCCGTGCTGCTCGACGAGCGCGACCACGCGCACGACGGGCAGGCCTACGACGTCACGGGGCCGACGGCGTACCCGCTCGCGGAGGCTGCGCAGACCTTGAGCGCCGCGACCGGGCGACCGATCCGGTACGAGGCCGAGACCGTCGAGCAGGCGTACGCCTCGCGCGCCGGGTACGGCGCGGAGCCGTGGGAGGTCGAGGGCTGGGTGACGTCCTACGAGGCGATCGCCGCCGGCGAGCTCGAGTCGACGTCCTCCACCGTGAAGCGGCTCGCGGGCCGGCCGGCGCAGTCGTTCTCCGAGTGGCTGACGCTGAACCCGGCAGCGTGGGAGCACCTGCGCGCCTGA
- a CDS encoding endo alpha-1,4 polygalactosaminidase: MEHGWAPDGHRARVARRAQGPRGARGLRRVAGAVAVVLALAGCGSAGDDGPAAGGAPAPGASSAGSRAGLPPAGAVVDYQLGGGYPPAAGVGGVVRDVTDVPEPGLWSGCYVNGFQTQPAERDAWLADHPDLVLRDAAGDPVADPGWPDELLLDTRTAQQRAAVTEVVGEQVRRCAERGFVAVELDNLDSWTRSGGLLTEDAAVDLAARLVVVAHDAGLAAGQKNTPDLGTRGRDEAGFDFAVAEQCLQYDECAAYTDVYGDAVIDVEYAGSDPAADWDGACADPRRPVSTVLRDVDLRTPDDDGYVFATC; the protein is encoded by the coding sequence GTGGAGCACGGGTGGGCGCCGGACGGTCACCGGGCGCGGGTGGCGCGCCGGGCGCAGGGGCCGCGCGGGGCGCGGGGGCTCCGCCGGGTGGCCGGGGCCGTCGCGGTCGTGCTCGCGCTGGCCGGCTGCGGCAGCGCCGGGGACGACGGCCCGGCTGCGGGAGGTGCCCCGGCACCGGGCGCGAGCAGCGCGGGCTCCCGGGCGGGCCTGCCTCCCGCGGGCGCCGTCGTCGACTACCAGCTGGGCGGCGGCTACCCGCCGGCGGCCGGCGTCGGCGGCGTGGTGCGGGACGTCACGGACGTGCCCGAGCCGGGTCTGTGGTCCGGCTGCTACGTCAACGGGTTCCAGACGCAGCCCGCGGAGCGGGACGCCTGGCTCGCCGACCACCCGGACCTCGTGCTGCGCGACGCCGCCGGGGACCCGGTCGCCGACCCGGGGTGGCCGGACGAGCTGCTGCTCGACACCCGCACCGCGCAGCAGCGCGCCGCGGTCACGGAGGTCGTCGGGGAGCAGGTGCGCCGGTGCGCGGAGCGCGGGTTCGTCGCCGTGGAGCTCGACAACCTCGACTCGTGGACGCGCTCGGGCGGCCTGCTGACCGAGGACGCGGCCGTGGACCTGGCGGCGCGGCTGGTCGTGGTGGCGCACGACGCGGGTCTCGCGGCGGGCCAGAAGAACACCCCGGACCTCGGGACGCGCGGGCGGGACGAGGCCGGGTTCGACTTCGCGGTCGCGGAGCAGTGCCTGCAGTACGACGAGTGCGCCGCGTACACGGACGTCTACGGCGATGCGGTGATCGACGTCGAGTACGCGGGCTCGGACCCGGCGGCGGACTGGGACGGGGCGTGCGCCGACCCGCGGCGCCCGGTGAGCACGGTCCTGCGCGACGTCGACCTGCGCACCCCGGACGACGACGGCTACGTGTTCGCGACCTGCTGA
- a CDS encoding helix-turn-helix transcriptional regulator yields the protein METVTLTHTAALARLGHALSDETRTRVLLALREAPACPSDLAEALGVSRQVMSNQLACLRGCGLVDAVRDGRRTWYRLADAGLGPALGDLLTLVLAVDPACCGPDCACA from the coding sequence GTGGAGACGGTCACCCTCACGCACACCGCGGCGCTCGCCCGGCTGGGGCACGCCCTGTCGGACGAGACGCGGACGCGGGTCCTGCTCGCCCTGCGGGAGGCACCCGCCTGCCCGTCGGACCTCGCGGAGGCCCTCGGCGTCTCCCGGCAGGTCATGTCCAACCAGCTCGCCTGCCTGCGGGGGTGCGGCCTCGTCGACGCCGTCCGCGACGGTCGCCGCACCTGGTACCGGCTCGCGGACGCCGGCCTGGGGCCCGCGCTCGGCGACCTGCTCACGCTGGTGCTCGCCGTGGACCCGGCCTGCTGCGGCCCCGACTGCGCGTGCGCATGA
- a CDS encoding response regulator transcription factor, translating to MSSPDPTRPVDDRVLRRGDLVVEVPSRCVRVGDRPVPLTRSEFEILVALAERAGTPVSKDELVHAVAVHGPHAVPVPTDADRRSIEVHMANLRRKLAERTGDRSVIGTVRGLGYRLAPEVRVPAQRGGTTG from the coding sequence GTGTCGAGCCCTGACCCGACCCGGCCGGTCGACGACCGGGTCCTGCGCCGCGGGGACCTCGTGGTCGAGGTGCCCTCCCGGTGCGTGCGCGTCGGGGACCGTCCGGTCCCGCTGACCCGGAGCGAGTTCGAGATCCTCGTGGCCCTCGCCGAGCGCGCGGGCACGCCGGTGTCGAAGGACGAGCTGGTGCACGCGGTCGCCGTCCACGGCCCGCACGCCGTGCCCGTGCCGACGGACGCGGACCGGCGCAGCATCGAGGTCCACATGGCGAACCTGCGCCGCAAGCTGGCGGAGCGGACCGGCGACCGGTCGGTGATCGGGACGGTCCGGGGGCTCGGCTACCGGCTCGCGCCCGAGGTGCGGGTACCGGCCCAGCGAGGCGGCACCACCGGCTGA
- a CDS encoding cation transporter has product MLRRRIRLVVAVTIAYNVVEAVVALTAGSVASSSALVAFGLDSVVEVLSAAAVAWQFAAPDPEVRERTAMRLIALSFLGLAAFVTVDALRTLLGGAEPERSAVGLALAAVSLAVMPGLSWFERRTGRELGSASAVADSHQTLICSYLSAALLAGLLLHTALGWWWADPVAALVIAAFAAREGVEAWHGDACGTPIAELVGGERAPGAPGR; this is encoded by the coding sequence GTGCTGCGCCGCCGGATCCGCCTCGTCGTCGCCGTGACCATCGCCTACAACGTCGTCGAGGCGGTCGTCGCGCTGACCGCGGGCAGCGTCGCGTCGTCGTCCGCCCTCGTGGCCTTCGGGCTCGACTCCGTCGTCGAGGTGCTGTCGGCCGCCGCGGTGGCCTGGCAGTTCGCCGCACCCGACCCGGAGGTGCGCGAGCGGACCGCGATGCGGCTCATCGCCCTGTCGTTCCTCGGGCTGGCCGCGTTCGTGACGGTCGACGCCCTGCGCACGCTGCTCGGCGGCGCGGAGCCGGAGCGCTCCGCCGTCGGCCTGGCGCTCGCCGCGGTCAGCCTCGCCGTGATGCCCGGCCTGTCCTGGTTCGAGCGCCGCACGGGCCGGGAGCTCGGCTCGGCGTCCGCGGTCGCCGACTCCCACCAGACGCTCATCTGCTCGTACCTCTCGGCCGCCCTGCTCGCCGGGCTGCTGCTGCACACAGCGCTCGGCTGGTGGTGGGCCGACCCGGTCGCGGCGCTGGTCATCGCGGCCTTCGCGGCCCGGGAGGGGGTCGAGGCCTGGCACGGCGACGCGTGCGGGACGCCGATCGCGGAGCTCGTCGGCGGGGAGCGGGCACCCGGCGCCCCCGGTCGCTGA
- the map gene encoding type I methionyl aminopeptidase translates to MVQLKTPREIEAMRPAGAFVARVLSSLQDVARVGMTLRELDAHAHRLIDEAGAHSVYLGYHPSFGAMPYPGVLCTSVNDAALHGLPSDQVLADGDVLSIDFAAQVQGWVADSAVTFQLGTPDPDAQRLIEVTEQALAAGIAQARPGNRMGDISAAIGEIGRAAGFGINADFGGHGVGRTMHEEPHVPNLGRRRSGLKLRAGLVIAIEPWFMAGGDGYLIDDDGWTIRTADGSRAAHAEHTVAITPDGPLVLTARRPR, encoded by the coding sequence GTGGTCCAGCTGAAGACACCCCGGGAGATCGAGGCCATGCGGCCCGCGGGCGCGTTCGTCGCGCGCGTGCTGAGCAGCCTGCAGGACGTGGCCCGCGTGGGCATGACGCTCCGGGAGCTCGACGCGCACGCGCACCGCCTGATCGACGAGGCCGGCGCGCACTCCGTGTACCTCGGGTACCACCCGTCGTTCGGCGCCATGCCCTACCCGGGCGTGCTGTGCACCAGCGTCAACGACGCAGCGCTGCACGGGCTGCCGTCCGACCAGGTGCTCGCCGACGGCGACGTGCTGAGCATCGACTTCGCCGCGCAGGTCCAGGGCTGGGTGGCGGACTCCGCGGTGACGTTCCAGCTCGGGACGCCCGACCCGGACGCGCAGCGGCTCATCGAGGTCACCGAGCAGGCGCTCGCCGCCGGCATCGCCCAGGCGCGGCCCGGCAACCGGATGGGGGACATCTCCGCGGCGATCGGCGAGATCGGGCGCGCCGCCGGGTTCGGCATCAACGCGGACTTCGGCGGGCACGGCGTCGGGCGCACCATGCACGAGGAACCGCACGTGCCGAACCTCGGCCGGCGGCGGTCCGGGCTCAAGCTCCGCGCCGGGCTCGTCATCGCCATCGAGCCCTGGTTCATGGCCGGCGGCGACGGGTACCTGATCGACGACGACGGCTGGACCATCCGCACGGCCGACGGCTCCCGGGCGGCGCACGCGGAGCACACCGTCGCCATCACGCCGGACGGGCCGCTGGTGCTGACGGCGCGGCGCCCGCGCTGA
- a CDS encoding NADPH-dependent F420 reductase: MTTIGFIGSGNIGGTLARLAVEHGHAAVVSNSRGPHTLVDLVADLGDGARAGTAEEAAADGEIVVVSVPFHAYRSVPAAALAGKVVIDTNNYYWERDGHVAELDDGTTTSSELLAGHLEGAHVVKAFNHITSADLGSRGTPAGTPGRRALAIAGDDADAKALVTSLVDRWGFDVVDTGPLAEGWRYQRDMPAYGPDLDADGLRAALAAAQR; the protein is encoded by the coding sequence ATGACCACGATCGGATTCATCGGCTCCGGCAACATCGGGGGCACCCTCGCGCGCCTCGCCGTCGAGCACGGCCACGCGGCCGTCGTCAGCAACTCGCGCGGACCGCACACGCTCGTCGACCTGGTGGCGGACCTCGGGGACGGCGCGCGCGCCGGCACCGCCGAGGAGGCCGCCGCGGACGGCGAGATCGTCGTCGTGTCGGTGCCGTTCCACGCCTACCGCTCCGTGCCGGCAGCCGCGCTCGCCGGCAAGGTCGTCATCGACACGAACAACTACTACTGGGAGCGCGACGGCCACGTCGCCGAGCTCGACGACGGCACCACCACCAGCTCCGAGCTGCTCGCCGGGCACCTCGAGGGCGCCCACGTCGTCAAGGCGTTCAACCACATCACGTCGGCCGACCTCGGGTCGCGCGGCACGCCCGCCGGGACGCCCGGACGGCGCGCGCTGGCGATCGCCGGCGACGACGCGGACGCCAAGGCGCTCGTCACGTCCCTGGTCGACCGGTGGGGCTTCGACGTCGTGGACACGGGCCCGCTCGCCGAGGGCTGGCGGTACCAGCGCGACATGCCCGCCTACGGCCCCGACCTGGACGCGGACGGCCTGCGCGCCGCACTGGCGGCCGCGCAGCGCTGA
- a CDS encoding Ig-like domain repeat protein, whose translation MHTARERRGRVRRSAAAAAVLAVLGTLVPVGQAVAAASGISTVDGVEEAVDTTVVYNFDCDNQGDPLPPIYRLWGPDNLYHYVAIDDYVEQGSTTSGFFTIAYDDYATGSYSLLVQCGGLPDNGVTRNFTLGSTQAETSTSLAVSATTVVTGDTVTLTATVDGAESGDVTFLAGGSPIGTAALLGGTASLTYQVDEEQTFTARFEGTETAATSTSAPTSVEVVSAITPGTVAIATNPAVGVEQSATVGTWAPEDVALSYAWTVDGHQVGTQPTYTPTAADQGKALRVVVTGTRAPLTAVPQTSAPKTVELGTIENGYLELDGRDGNNAVLGQTLTPRPVGYGPDAQFSYEWVIGDHERTVTAPTYTPDAADLGKLIQVRMTVTAPGKQPTGDWAYAWPAVTTPTVAVGSQSVTVGRDVVVPVTVAGPQGGPTPKGSVEVTLTPQGSATGRPLDAVALDGEGRASVPLTGLAVGSYTVSVTYVPTPGSMPVFAVAAIAVETNPYTGATGSGTVTVTKVTPTVTVPATVAVPVATEATLEARVGGAVLPSTFVFREGATVIGQGQLATDGVIPASLGVLAPGTHTVVLELPETASTRAASATFTVTVGGEPARVGALPTAVLDTPEAATAPGQQMQLVAEGFEPGETVAFYLHSDPVFLGTAVADENGVARLLADIPADVPAGAHTVIATGGTSGRWATLPVELAVPAAAATPSGDLAATGAQAGLLMAGAWTLLLAGGALVVVARRVRTAR comes from the coding sequence GTGCACACAGCTCGAGAGAGGCGGGGCCGCGTCCGGCGCTCCGCAGCGGCCGCTGCCGTCCTCGCCGTCCTGGGGACGCTCGTCCCCGTCGGCCAGGCCGTCGCCGCCGCATCCGGCATCTCCACGGTCGACGGGGTCGAGGAGGCGGTCGACACGACCGTCGTCTACAACTTCGACTGCGACAACCAGGGCGATCCGCTGCCGCCGATCTACCGGCTCTGGGGCCCGGACAACCTGTACCACTACGTCGCCATCGACGACTACGTGGAGCAGGGCTCGACGACCTCCGGGTTCTTCACGATCGCGTACGACGACTACGCGACCGGCTCGTACAGCCTGCTGGTGCAGTGCGGCGGCCTCCCCGACAACGGCGTGACGCGGAACTTCACCCTCGGGTCCACCCAGGCGGAGACCTCCACGTCGCTCGCCGTGTCCGCCACCACCGTCGTCACCGGCGACACGGTCACGTTGACCGCCACGGTCGACGGCGCCGAGTCCGGTGACGTCACGTTCCTCGCCGGCGGCTCGCCGATCGGCACGGCGGCGCTCCTGGGCGGCACCGCGTCGCTGACGTACCAGGTCGACGAGGAGCAGACGTTCACCGCCCGGTTCGAGGGCACCGAGACCGCCGCGACGTCGACCTCCGCCCCGACGTCGGTCGAGGTGGTCTCCGCGATCACGCCCGGCACCGTCGCCATCGCCACGAACCCCGCCGTGGGCGTCGAGCAGTCGGCGACCGTCGGCACCTGGGCCCCCGAGGACGTCGCGCTGTCGTACGCGTGGACCGTCGACGGCCACCAGGTCGGCACCCAGCCCACCTACACGCCGACCGCCGCCGACCAGGGCAAGGCGCTGCGCGTCGTCGTCACCGGCACCCGCGCCCCGCTGACCGCCGTCCCGCAGACCAGCGCCCCGAAGACGGTCGAGCTCGGCACGATCGAGAACGGCTACCTCGAGCTCGACGGGCGGGACGGCAACAACGCGGTCCTCGGGCAGACGCTCACGCCGCGCCCCGTCGGCTACGGCCCCGACGCGCAGTTCTCCTACGAGTGGGTCATCGGGGACCACGAGCGCACCGTCACCGCCCCGACGTACACGCCGGACGCCGCCGACCTGGGCAAGCTGATCCAGGTGCGGATGACCGTCACCGCCCCCGGCAAGCAGCCGACCGGCGACTGGGCGTACGCCTGGCCCGCCGTCACCACGCCGACCGTCGCCGTCGGCTCGCAGTCCGTCACGGTCGGCCGCGACGTGGTCGTCCCCGTGACCGTCGCCGGTCCGCAGGGCGGGCCGACGCCGAAGGGCTCGGTCGAGGTCACGCTGACGCCGCAGGGCTCCGCCACGGGCCGGCCGCTCGACGCGGTGGCCCTGGACGGCGAGGGACGCGCGTCCGTGCCGCTGACCGGCCTCGCCGTCGGCAGCTACACGGTCTCCGTGACGTACGTGCCGACCCCGGGCTCGATGCCCGTGTTCGCGGTCGCCGCGATCGCGGTCGAGACCAACCCCTACACCGGCGCGACCGGCTCCGGCACGGTCACCGTCACGAAGGTCACCCCGACCGTGACGGTGCCGGCGACGGTCGCCGTCCCGGTCGCCACCGAGGCGACGCTCGAGGCCCGCGTCGGCGGGGCGGTGCTGCCGAGCACCTTCGTGTTCCGCGAGGGCGCGACCGTGATCGGCCAGGGCCAGCTCGCGACGGACGGCGTCATCCCGGCGTCGCTGGGCGTGCTCGCGCCGGGCACGCACACCGTGGTCCTGGAGCTCCCGGAGACCGCGAGCACCCGCGCCGCCAGCGCCACGTTCACCGTGACGGTCGGCGGCGAGCCGGCCCGCGTCGGGGCGCTCCCGACGGCAGTGCTCGACACGCCGGAGGCCGCCACCGCGCCGGGGCAGCAGATGCAGCTGGTCGCCGAGGGCTTCGAGCCCGGGGAGACCGTCGCGTTCTACCTGCACTCCGACCCGGTGTTCCTCGGCACGGCCGTCGCGGACGAGAACGGCGTCGCCCGCCTGCTGGCCGACATCCCCGCGGACGTCCCGGCCGGCGCGCACACCGTGATCGCCACCGGCGGCACCTCGGGCCGCTGGGCCACGCTCCCGGTGGAGCTGGCCGTCCCGGCGGCTGCGGCGACCCCGAGCGGGGACCTGGCCGCCACCGGTGCCCAGGCCGGCCTGCTCATGGCGGGTGCCTGGACGCTGCTGCTGGCCGGCGGCGCCCTGGTGGTCGTCGCCCGGCGGGTGCGCACCGCGCGCTGA